The bacterium genomic interval TCTGGGAGCCAATTAATTTCTCGTATAGCGAAACCCTCCAAAACAAATTTCCTTAGGGATTTGGCAGATGGAATAGTGAGCCATGTAACTGGAACGATGAAGCCATGCAAACCGTGTGAATCAAGCAAGCCAAGTGATTTTTCATAAAAAAGAAAATAATGTTCAAAACTGCCTTGTGATGACTCATAATTCTTTCTGAAATAAGGTTTTTCAAATTCTATATGAATTTGATGAAATCCATACGGTGGATTTCCCACGATCGCATCGAAGCCGCCGCGCTTCATGACTTTGGGAAATGCATCTTCGAAATTCATCGGGTTGAGTTTACGTTCCTCTGTCTTTTCGAAGAGATCGCCTTCGAGAATGTCCGTGCCGATCAGGGAATTGCCGCAGACGATATTCTGTTTCAGGTCGGGAAGAATTTTTTCTTTGATTAGGCTGAATTGATACGCGTCATTCATCGTCACGTCTTCGAGCAGTTTGAGATACAGCGAAAGCTGGGTCACTTCCGTTGCCTGGTAATCGATATCCACGCCGTAGATATTATTGATCAGAATTTCCTGCCGCTTTTTAAGCGAGAGCACGACTTTGCCTTCGCGCATCTGCGTATCGCCGGGTTTGGCCTTTTCGGGATAGGCGGAATAATACCGCGTGTGATAGTCGAGCAACTCGCTGTACACTTCGATCAGGAAGGAGCCTGATCCGCACGCGATATCCGCGAATGCCATTTTGGAAATTTCTTCGGGCGTCTTCCCGAATTTCCCACCCCCCTCGTTCTCCCCCCTTGTTAAGGGGGGAGCTAGTGGGGGGTGGAGGGAGCCGGAGGGTGGTTGCAAGAGTTTCCCTACCGTATTCTGCACGATATACCGGACGATATATTCCGGCGTATAATACACGCCGCCGGCTTTGCGCACTTCCGGCTTGTCTTCCACGTCCGCGCGTTTGGGCGTGGCATGCACGACCTTGCCGAGAAAGCGTTCGTATATACTGCCGAGTATCGAGATGGGAATTTCGTCAAAGAGATACGGCGACGAAGGATCGGCGAGTTCATTGCATATCTCTGCGAATTCTTCCTCCGGAGGAATGAATTTATCGCCGTCGATCAGCGAATGATGTTTGAAAACGAGCCCGTTGTATTTGGGCTCGAGACTTTTGCAGAGCGCGACGAAGGATCTCCATGCTCCAACCTCACCCCGTTTCTCTCCTTTCAAAGGAGAGGGAGACAGGGTGAGGTTCGCAATGTGCGCTTCTTCGATATTTTTATCTTCGAGGAAACGAATAAATACCAGCCGGTCGATCGTACGCTGAACCGCTTCGGTGAGTTCCTCGCTTCCGAGATCCTGATTATGTTTTTTAAATGACTTCGCCAGCGTCAGGCGTATGTCGTCGAGCTTCACGAGAAACGCTTCATCGATCGGAAGAGCGATGCCCTTGAAGGACACTTGTTGTTTGCCTTTTTTGGGTTTCGGAAGTTCGGAAGCGCGTTTCTCTATCGATCCTGCGGCAACCCCATCGCGTCCGAAAAGATGAAAGATACGGCTGAATTTTTCCTCGTCCGCGTACTCGGAATAATGGAAATGTTCCATGCGCCGGTCCAGCGCGGTATTAATGTCCGGCATGAAACGGCAGTCGATGACATGAAATTCTTCGAAGTCCGTCAATACGGAGATCGGAATTTTTTTATTGTACGCGTAGCGGATGATCTGGTAATAATCATCGGGATTGGCGAGGCTTCGTGACGGTTTTTTGGCCTCGACGAAAAACTTCGGGTCGCGGAAATTCGGGCCGACAAAGAACGCATAATCCGCGCGCCGCTGGGATTTGCCGGTCCTTACCGATTGCTCGATCTTCACTTCCTGTTCGTACGGATTTTTCTGGTGCTCGTGATTCACATCCCATCCGAGCGCGATCAGGAATTTATCGATAAAGTCTTTGCGCGCTTCTTGTTCCTGATAATCCGGAGCAAGGTACGTAGCTTCGTGTTTTTTGAAATCGTTAACGAGTTGCCGGACGTGGTCGATAGACTTTTTCATAGGAATCAATATTCATTTAATTAGAAAGAGCTACGATTGGCAGGAGAAATGTACAGTGTCAGGTTGGAAATGTCAATGAGATTTATGAAATGCAAATCTACAAGATTTATCTAATCGCTTATCAAATCCAAGAAATTCTATCAATCCTAAGTTGGACATAAAATTGCAACCATCCAAGAAACCTTAAGGTTTGAGCTTGGACTCGTTCCTTCGTGCGCAGATACGAAATTAAACGGCGGTTCAGATCGATGTTCCATTTAATAAAAAAAACGGGCTAACGTTTCAGCTCACGTTAGCCCGGCACATTCGAGCGCGCTTATTTGCGCTGATTCATCGGAACGAAGTCCCGCGTTGATGGACCGAGATAAACCTGCCGCGGGCGAGATATCTTCTGTTCCGGATCGGTGAGCAGTTCCTGCCACTGCGCGAGCCAGCCTGACGTACGCCCGATCGCGAAGAGCACGGTGAATATTTCCGCCGGAAATTTCATCGCTTCATAAATAATACCTGAATAAAAATCCACATTGGGATAGAGTTTCCGTTTCACGAAATAATCATCCTGCAGTGCGATTCGCTCGAGTTCGATCGCCATCTCCAGAAGCGGATTCTTTCCGGTTACTTCGAATACCTGTTCCGCGATGTTTTTGATGATCTTCGCCCGAGGATCGTAATTCTTATAAACACGATGCCCGAATCCCATTAGCAACACCTCGCCTGCTTTGACGCGTTTGATATATTCCGGAATTTTATCTTTCGAGCCGATCTGGCGCAGCATACGCAATACTTCTTCATTGGCGCCACCGTGAAGCGGGCCGTACAATGCCGCCGCCGCCGCTGCCATGGATGAATAGGGGTCTGCGTGCGCGCTGCCAACCGTTCGCATCGTGGTTGAGGAACAATTTTGTTCATGATCCGCGTGCAAAATAAAAAGTACGTCCATGGCTTTTTCGAGAACCGGATTGACTTTGTATTTTAGTTCGTTCATCTTGAAAAGCATATTCAGGAAATTACCTGCATAACTTAGCTCGTCATCCGGGTAAGAGTAAGGCAATCCGAAACTGTGGCGGTAAGAAAACGCAGCCAGCGTCGGAATTTTTGCAATAAGCCGGTAGATCTGCACTTTACGTACTTCAGGATCATGAATTTGTTTCGCCTCCGGATAAAACGTAGACATGGCCGCAAGCGAACTGATCAGCATTCCCATCGGATGCGCATCGTGATGAAATCCGTCAATAAATCCTTTAATTGTTTCATGAATCATCCTGTGATGCGTGATCTGAAACACCCAGTCTTCCAATTGTTTCTTATTGGGTAATTCGCCGAAGAGCAGCAAATACGCCACTTCAAGATAGGTGCTTTTTTCGGCCAATTGTTCTATCGGATAACCGCGATACAACAAAATGCCTTTGTCGCCGTCGATAAATGTGATCTTACTCTTGCAGGATGCCGTATTCCTGTAGGATGGGTCATAACTCATCATGCCGAAGTCATCAGCATTGACTTTCATCTGACGAACAGGCATCGGATCAAATGTGTCATTCTCTATAGGAATTTCAATCGTTTTCCCTGTTCGGTTATCCGTTACGGTCAAAGTATTTGCGCCCATAATATATACCTCCTAGTCTGTTGTAACTGAATAGTGGATTGCCCTATCATTTAGCAAGTCCGGGTTCTTGTTGTTTATTCTATTCTTCCATGATATGATGATCTTTTTTGCCCTGTCCACAAAAGACGGGATGGACCTTTCGGCATGTTCACTGATTCCCTCATGAATAAGATACGGGTTTTCAATTTCCAACGCAAGAATTCGCACTTCATTTGGAAAAGGAATTTGAAGGCGTTCTGCTATCTTGAAAACTTCGGGTATCCCGGCATAATGCGGCGAGGTGGGCCAATCCTCAGAAAAATCTCTTTTGGTATATTCGATAATGCTTCCCGGTTTGTTCCGGCCTGTCACGATGGAATCAAGTATTAAGGCAAACTCGTATCCTTCCAATGCATCCAAAAGTTCCAACCCAAGCCCAAACGATTCATGGAAATCCGCATCGTCTGATGATGTCTTCCGCAATTCTCTGGCGGCGATAAGACCGACGGCATCATCACCAAGGATGTCATTACCAATTCCTAATACAAGGATTTTTTTATGGTCTGCCATTTTCCCTGCTCTTGCAACCGCAATCATTCAGCTTGCTCGGCCGTTCGTGCGGCTACGGGCCTATTATATTTTATCGGGACAGTGTCTTTACTATTTCTCCCGACCGATCCCTGACGCGAATGGTTAGCGGAACGGTGCCCGGCAGCATATGCGTCGCGCAGGCATTACACGGATCGTATGCGCGGAACGCCATTTCGATCATATTGAGCAATCCGTCGTTGACATTACCCTTGTGAATGAGTCCTTTCGCCGCTTTTTCAACGCTCATCGCAATGCGGCAGGAATTATTCTGCGTTGCCACGATCAAATTAGCTTTCTTGATCAATCCGCGCTCGTCCGTTTCATAATGATGGAATAAAGTTCCCCTCGGCGCTTCCACAACCCCGATACCAACCGACGGCGTTGAGGTCGGAATGACGCGCAAATCACGGCTCGTGATTTCCGGATCGTTCAGTAATTCATTCATTCTTTCCGCCGCATAGATCATTTCGATAACGCGCGCCCAGTGATTGGCCAGCGTGTGATGAACCGGTTGTCCGCCCAGCGTCGAATAAAATTCCTCATACGCTTTTTGAGCTATCGGCGTTGCCATTCCGCTGGACGCATTTAATCTCGCCATCGGCGCAACAGAGTATACGCTCGTTTCCTGACCGTCGGTAAATCCCTTCCACCCCAGCGGTTTGAGATAACAGAATTTGACGTAGCTCCACGGTTCTACATGTTCCGCAATATAGTCGAGATATTGATTGGCGTTGAACTTGGCAAACTCTGCACCGCTTGGGTTCACGACACGAATCTGCCCGTCGTAAAAGTTTACTTTGTTATTCGCGTCAACCATTCCCATATAATACGTCTTGTGCGTAAATGCATCCGAAGTGATCAGTTTGACGTAATCGTCGTTTTTTAATACGATGTCTTTGAATACCTGAAGGGTAAATTGCGCAAAGTCCAATCCGTCTTTTGCCAATTCCTTAAATTTCGCAAGTTCATCCGGAGCCAGTCCTTTCGCAACGCCGCCGGGCAAACCGAAAACGGGATGCACCACTTTCCCGCCGAGATAGGCGATCAATTCACGTAATCGCCTCCGCATACTGATCACACGTTTCCCAACATCCAGTCCGACCTTTTCTATTACGCCCAGCACGTTTCGGGCTGCTTTCGGCGCATCGGGGCCTACAATAAAATCCGGCCCGCCGAGCACATACACATGAAGCGCATGATCTTCGAGCATAAATGTATTGTATATCAGTTCGCGGATTTTTTTTGCCGCGGGAGGCGGTTCGACTTTATACAAATCGTCCAGCGCTTTGGTTCCTGCCATGTGATGCGCGGTCGGACACACGCCGCAGATACGGCTTGTGATCTGCGGCATATCTTCCGCCGGACGGCCGATGCTGAAAATTTCAAATCCTCTTAATTCCGGAATCTGATAGTACGCGCGTTCGACCTCGCCGGCGTCATCCAGAAAAATGTCGATCTTACCGTGCCCTTCCAGGCGCGTGATCGGATCAATGACGATACGTTTCGATTTCACATTGGATCCGGCGTAACCCGTTGCACTTTCTTTTGTTGATTTTTGAATCGTTTCTTCCATAATATTTTCCCTTCTAATAATTCATCCCTGATACAGAGTGGTGCGAAATGCGGAAATCAAAATTCCTTTTCATTAACCAACTCGATGTTTCGCATCGTCTTTTTTACTGTTCAACAATTTCCACTCTGCGATTCTTCGCTCTTCCTTCTTTCGTCAAATTACTTTCTATGGGTGCCAATGAGGCTATTCCCTGTGCATTCAGTTGCTCCGGCTTTACTCCATATTTGGTTACCAATTCATTTGTAATCGCTTTGGCCCGGTTTTCAGATAATACCATCGCCGCGGCAAAATTTCCGGTGTTATCCGTATGCCCGACAATAAAGAACTTCTTTGCAGCATTTGAATTCATATACTCTGCAATATTTTTTAAGGCGGCTGATGACTCCTGTTTTATTTCTGATTTTCCACTTTCGAAGTGAATATCATAGACGGCAATATGGCCTGAGGATAGAATGGCTTGCGAAATATTTTCAGCAGATACCATTCCTGTTTCAACCGCCTCCACTTCCACAATATCCTCGGTTATCAGTGTATATTTTTCATCAACCACTGCATAGATCACGGCATAAATATCTTTCCCGTCTTTATTTTCTCTGCCTGCAATAAATGCATGGTTGTTTTTCCAAATGGGCAAGCCAATACCCATGCCGAATTTCCCGTTGTTCAGCCCGTTGTAATAACCGCCAGTCGCATAATATTTATCACCCCACGTATGTGGCCGATCACTTTCTCCAAGCTCTTCATTCGCAATTGAAATCAGAACTGTAAAACCTGCTTTTTTAAATGCCGATTTGTAATTCTGCAGAACAAATTCAGAATTATTGTCGGGAGAGACCGTATACTGAATTCGCGTGACCTTGCCTTCTAGCTCCTTTGGTTTTTTCCAATCGATCT includes:
- a CDS encoding hydrogenase maturation protease, with protein sequence MIAVARAGKMADHKKILVLGIGNDILGDDAVGLIAARELRKTSSDDADFHESFGLGLELLDALEGYEFALILDSIVTGRNKPGSIIEYTKRDFSEDWPTSPHYAGIPEVFKIAERLQIPFPNEVRILALEIENPYLIHEGISEHAERSIPSFVDRAKKIIISWKNRINNKNPDLLNDRAIHYSVTTD
- a CDS encoding citrate synthase, translating into MGANTLTVTDNRTGKTIEIPIENDTFDPMPVRQMKVNADDFGMMSYDPSYRNTASCKSKITFIDGDKGILLYRGYPIEQLAEKSTYLEVAYLLLFGELPNKKQLEDWVFQITHHRMIHETIKGFIDGFHHDAHPMGMLISSLAAMSTFYPEAKQIHDPEVRKVQIYRLIAKIPTLAAFSYRHSFGLPYSYPDDELSYAGNFLNMLFKMNELKYKVNPVLEKAMDVLFILHADHEQNCSSTTMRTVGSAHADPYSSMAAAAAALYGPLHGGANEEVLRMLRQIGSKDKIPEYIKRVKAGEVLLMGFGHRVYKNYDPRAKIIKNIAEQVFEVTGKNPLLEMAIELERIALQDDYFVKRKLYPNVDFYSGIIYEAMKFPAEIFTVLFAIGRTSGWLAQWQELLTDPEQKISRPRQVYLGPSTRDFVPMNQRK
- a CDS encoding OmpA family protein, giving the protein MKTLSIMFVAVAFIATSSLYAQRKTDIENSKDHPLVSRFSGAVIEFYKETKWGSYKLPVDDNGKIDWKKPKELEGKVTRIQYTVSPDNNSEFVLQNYKSAFKKAGFTVLISIANEELGESDRPHTWGDKYYATGGYYNGLNNGKFGMGIGLPIWKNNHAFIAGRENKDGKDIYAVIYAVVDEKYTLITEDIVEVEAVETGMVSAENISQAILSSGHIAVYDIHFESGKSEIKQESSAALKNIAEYMNSNAAKKFFIVGHTDNTGNFAAAMVLSENRAKAITNELVTKYGVKPEQLNAQGIASLAPIESNLTKEGRAKNRRVEIVEQ
- a CDS encoding Ni/Fe hydrogenase subunit alpha; the encoded protein is MEETIQKSTKESATGYAGSNVKSKRIVIDPITRLEGHGKIDIFLDDAGEVERAYYQIPELRGFEIFSIGRPAEDMPQITSRICGVCPTAHHMAGTKALDDLYKVEPPPAAKKIRELIYNTFMLEDHALHVYVLGGPDFIVGPDAPKAARNVLGVIEKVGLDVGKRVISMRRRLRELIAYLGGKVVHPVFGLPGGVAKGLAPDELAKFKELAKDGLDFAQFTLQVFKDIVLKNDDYVKLITSDAFTHKTYYMGMVDANNKVNFYDGQIRVVNPSGAEFAKFNANQYLDYIAEHVEPWSYVKFCYLKPLGWKGFTDGQETSVYSVAPMARLNASSGMATPIAQKAYEEFYSTLGGQPVHHTLANHWARVIEMIYAAERMNELLNDPEITSRDLRVIPTSTPSVGIGVVEAPRGTLFHHYETDERGLIKKANLIVATQNNSCRIAMSVEKAAKGLIHKGNVNDGLLNMIEMAFRAYDPCNACATHMLPGTVPLTIRVRDRSGEIVKTLSR
- a CDS encoding N-6 DNA methylase, whose product is MKKSIDHVRQLVNDFKKHEATYLAPDYQEQEARKDFIDKFLIALGWDVNHEHQKNPYEQEVKIEQSVRTGKSQRRADYAFFVGPNFRDPKFFVEAKKPSRSLANPDDYYQIIRYAYNKKIPISVLTDFEEFHVIDCRFMPDINTALDRRMEHFHYSEYADEEKFSRIFHLFGRDGVAAGSIEKRASELPKPKKGKQQVSFKGIALPIDEAFLVKLDDIRLTLAKSFKKHNQDLGSEELTEAVQRTIDRLVFIRFLEDKNIEEAHIANLTLSPSPLKGEKRGEVGAWRSFVALCKSLEPKYNGLVFKHHSLIDGDKFIPPEEEFAEICNELADPSSPYLFDEIPISILGSIYERFLGKVVHATPKRADVEDKPEVRKAGGVYYTPEYIVRYIVQNTVGKLLQPPSGSLHPPLAPPLTRGENEGGGKFGKTPEEISKMAFADIACGSGSFLIEVYSELLDYHTRYYSAYPEKAKPGDTQMREGKVVLSLKKRQEILINNIYGVDIDYQATEVTQLSLYLKLLEDVTMNDAYQFSLIKEKILPDLKQNIVCGNSLIGTDILEGDLFEKTEERKLNPMNFEDAFPKVMKRGGFDAIVGNPPYGFHQIHIEFEKPYFRKNYESSQGSFEHYFLFYEKSLGLLDSHGLHGFIVPVTWLTIPSAKSLRKFVLEGFAIREINWLPELVFKNAQVNTLVSIIEREKYGSVVVNIYDTLGFSLPPKISRKFKQSRFIDADFTLNIFEGDSDTIILKKIIEVSQPLSEISRPCSGYNPYEVGKGLDINGKVQTSLTVKTKPYHSGKKLGLQWKPEIVGRDLQRYHVNVSGKRWIKYGPWLAAARDPNNFIGKRILVQEITGGADRRIIAAFFDGELYHSRDVIPIKIQNELPHPFYILAIISSRLITWFHHKRNPKAQKALFPKVLVSDLGNIPIYKIDKSNPADKSRHDHIVKLVEQMLGAKEKLSEAKLESEKDRLELLCTSLDRQIDEAAYELYGLTEEEIKVVEG